The following proteins are encoded in a genomic region of Alistipes shahii WAL 8301:
- a CDS encoding tetratricopeptide repeat protein: MKKTILTALAALLVAVPAVKAQKVNKEALLAKIEKSDADIANEKKAAKAATWLARGKAFYEVAVEPTKSIFANMEPTMLKLAVGEPKSTTKETLNGTEYDAWVYPYFTAYVKDNKVVTWKQSKWVLKDAPKKAIEAYNKAYELDPKTAEKVKEGLKQVSDFCSQVGNVGIDSGNYVEAADAYVTAFEAQSSPAYEKADPALLYYAGYLLTVDGSNNPKSFAKGGEYLTKAIDLGYADEEGNIYYYLFHCLYGQKDLDKGNIMKAKDVLLTGIGKFPKNERILDGLMQLYTAEQGVGDPADLIALIDKAIEDNPSNVDLWFGRGRIFYALKDYDQSIESFKKVVELKPDLFEGNYYLGVFYTIKGDALNKEMNEKQYSSQAVYDADLKVVNDVYKEAVPWFEKAHQIKPDDVDTLEFLKSICFRLRDEAGIMEKYNTYNALYKQVKGIE, encoded by the coding sequence ATGAAGAAAACGATTTTGACGGCTCTTGCGGCGCTGCTCGTGGCAGTTCCCGCCGTGAAAGCCCAGAAAGTGAACAAGGAAGCCCTTCTCGCCAAGATCGAAAAGAGCGACGCCGACATCGCCAACGAGAAGAAGGCGGCGAAGGCCGCGACGTGGCTCGCCCGCGGCAAGGCTTTCTACGAGGTGGCCGTGGAGCCTACGAAGAGCATCTTCGCCAACATGGAACCGACGATGCTGAAACTGGCTGTCGGCGAACCCAAGTCGACGACGAAGGAGACGCTCAACGGCACGGAGTACGACGCATGGGTGTATCCCTATTTCACGGCTTACGTCAAGGACAACAAGGTCGTGACGTGGAAGCAGAGCAAATGGGTGCTGAAAGACGCTCCCAAGAAGGCCATCGAGGCTTACAACAAGGCTTATGAACTCGATCCCAAGACGGCCGAGAAGGTCAAGGAGGGTCTGAAGCAGGTCAGCGACTTCTGCTCGCAGGTGGGCAACGTCGGCATCGACTCGGGCAACTACGTCGAGGCCGCAGACGCTTACGTGACGGCTTTCGAGGCGCAGTCCAGCCCGGCTTACGAGAAGGCCGACCCCGCGCTGCTCTACTATGCGGGCTACCTGCTGACCGTCGACGGCTCGAACAACCCCAAGTCGTTCGCCAAGGGCGGCGAGTACCTGACCAAGGCCATCGACCTGGGCTATGCCGACGAGGAGGGTAATATCTATTACTACCTCTTCCACTGCCTCTACGGACAGAAGGACCTCGACAAGGGAAATATTATGAAAGCGAAGGACGTGCTGCTGACGGGTATCGGGAAGTTCCCGAAGAACGAGCGCATTCTCGACGGCCTGATGCAGCTTTACACCGCAGAGCAGGGCGTGGGCGACCCCGCCGACCTGATCGCGCTGATCGACAAGGCCATCGAGGACAACCCGTCGAACGTGGACCTCTGGTTCGGCCGCGGCCGTATCTTCTACGCGCTGAAGGACTACGATCAGAGCATCGAATCGTTCAAGAAGGTCGTGGAGCTGAAGCCCGACCTGTTCGAGGGCAACTACTACCTGGGTGTGTTCTATACGATCAAGGGCGACGCGCTCAACAAGGAGATGAACGAGAAGCAGTACAGCAGCCAGGCGGTTTACGACGCCGATCTGAAAGTCGTCAACGATGTCTACAAGGAGGCTGTGCCCTGGTTCGAGAAGGCGCACCAGATCAAACCCGACGATGTCGATACGCTGGAGTTCCTCAAATCCATCTGCTTCCGTCTGCGCGACGAGGCCGGCATCATGGAGAAGTACAACACCTACAATGCCCTTTACAAGCAGGTGAAAGGCATCGAATAG
- a CDS encoding sugar kinase — MDRQKIVTFGEIMLRLTPPDYLRFNQTNLFRASYGGSEANVAVSLANYGLQSEFVTRLPDNRVADACIDDLRRYGVRTDAILRGGKRLGIYYMEEAAAMRSSHVVYDRADSAFDTLQPGMIDWDGIFRGASWFHWSGISAAVSAGTAAVCAEAIAAAHAAGLTVSCDINYRKNLWKYGKEPQEVLPPLMEQCDAFFGTDDEYEKVLGMQLPQFAARDTAYRPDTAGYERASAEVAARFPRCRSIVFGLRSVLSANHHLISGTLYTGGRLHSTRVYDIDPVVDCVGVGDAFVGGLLYGMAAHPHDAQFALDFGTAACALKNTVPGDYNQFTAAEVEQLARGSVSGRIAR, encoded by the coding sequence ATGGACAGACAAAAGATCGTTACCTTCGGGGAGATCATGCTGCGTCTCACGCCGCCCGACTACCTGCGTTTCAACCAGACGAACCTCTTCCGCGCCAGCTACGGCGGAAGCGAGGCCAACGTCGCCGTATCGCTGGCCAACTACGGCCTGCAAAGCGAATTCGTCACCCGCCTGCCGGACAACCGGGTGGCCGACGCCTGCATCGACGACCTGCGCCGCTACGGCGTACGGACGGACGCCATCCTGCGCGGCGGCAAGCGGCTCGGGATTTACTACATGGAGGAGGCCGCCGCGATGCGCTCGTCGCACGTCGTATACGACCGCGCCGACTCGGCCTTCGACACCCTGCAACCGGGGATGATCGACTGGGACGGAATCTTCCGCGGCGCCTCGTGGTTCCACTGGTCGGGGATTTCGGCCGCGGTGAGCGCCGGCACGGCGGCCGTGTGCGCCGAGGCGATTGCGGCGGCGCACGCGGCGGGACTGACCGTCTCGTGCGACATCAACTACCGCAAGAACCTCTGGAAATACGGCAAGGAGCCGCAGGAGGTGCTCCCGCCGCTGATGGAGCAGTGCGACGCCTTCTTCGGCACGGACGACGAATACGAAAAGGTGCTCGGCATGCAGCTGCCGCAGTTTGCGGCCCGCGACACCGCCTACCGTCCCGATACGGCGGGTTACGAACGGGCCTCGGCGGAGGTTGCGGCGCGCTTCCCCCGCTGCCGGAGCATCGTCTTCGGACTGCGCAGCGTATTGAGCGCCAACCACCACCTGATCTCGGGAACGCTCTACACGGGCGGACGTCTGCACTCCACGCGGGTTTACGACATCGACCCCGTGGTCGACTGCGTCGGCGTGGGCGACGCCTTCGTGGGCGGATTGCTCTACGGAATGGCCGCGCATCCCCACGACGCCCAGTTTGCGCTGGACTTCGGAACCGCGGCCTGCGCGTTGAAAAACACCGTGCCGGGCGACTACAACCAATTCACGGCCGCAGAGGTCGAACAGCTGGCCCGCGGCTCCGTCTCGGGCCGCATCGCCCGCTAA
- a CDS encoding DUF4861 family protein, translated as MKNPIMWVAALLMASCTPALKVEVANTTPTERDDETVEIAWSEVAALKGVTPDNIVVLNDDNEQIPSQVLFRGGTEPQALIFQTDADPMESKRFKLVTGQRENYPAEAFGRTVPERYDDYAWENNKVAYRLYGPALETSPEKLVTPGIDVWVKCTDKLVIDEWYARGNYHHNYGDGMDCYKVGVTLGSGASLPFAGGKFWMMGHNYATARTLDNGPIRTSVELTYAPFDVDGTPVTLTKIISLDANQRFNRMDNIYEGAFAEMPIAAGFVRHDVKQMQRGEGWMALCEAVSDSKNPARDGDIYLGVILPGAEMLTDTLGHAVAVKAVKPGRTLTYYAGSGWSQGGVEDMKEWIEEIGQAQAAAVTPLKVTVLN; from the coding sequence ATGAAAAACCCGATTATGTGGGTTGCAGCCCTTCTGATGGCCTCCTGCACACCCGCTTTGAAGGTCGAAGTCGCCAACACGACCCCGACCGAACGCGATGACGAAACCGTCGAAATCGCCTGGTCCGAAGTCGCCGCGCTCAAAGGTGTGACGCCGGACAACATCGTCGTCCTGAACGACGACAACGAGCAGATCCCCTCGCAGGTCCTCTTCCGCGGCGGAACGGAGCCGCAGGCGCTGATCTTCCAGACCGACGCCGACCCGATGGAAAGCAAGCGGTTCAAACTGGTCACAGGCCAGCGCGAGAACTACCCCGCCGAGGCGTTCGGCCGCACGGTTCCCGAACGTTACGACGACTACGCCTGGGAGAACAACAAGGTGGCCTACCGCCTCTACGGCCCGGCGCTCGAAACCTCTCCCGAGAAACTCGTCACTCCGGGCATCGACGTATGGGTGAAGTGCACCGACAAACTGGTGATCGACGAGTGGTACGCCCGGGGCAACTACCACCACAACTACGGCGACGGCATGGACTGCTACAAGGTGGGCGTGACACTCGGTTCGGGCGCATCGCTGCCCTTCGCCGGCGGTAAATTCTGGATGATGGGACACAACTACGCCACGGCCCGGACGCTCGACAACGGCCCGATCCGCACTTCGGTCGAATTGACCTACGCCCCGTTCGATGTCGACGGCACGCCCGTGACGCTCACCAAGATCATCTCGCTCGACGCCAACCAGCGCTTCAACCGCATGGACAACATCTACGAAGGAGCATTCGCCGAGATGCCGATCGCCGCGGGCTTCGTGCGCCACGACGTGAAACAGATGCAGCGCGGCGAAGGCTGGATGGCCCTATGCGAGGCCGTTTCGGACTCGAAGAACCCCGCACGCGACGGCGACATCTACCTGGGCGTGATCCTGCCGGGAGCCGAGATGCTTACGGACACGCTGGGCCACGCCGTAGCCGTCAAGGCCGTGAAACCCGGCCGGACGCTGACCTACTACGCCGGTTCGGGCTGGAGCCAGGGCGGCGTGGAGGACATGAAGGAGTGGATCGAAGAGATCGGGCAGGCGCAGGCCGCCGCCGTGACGCCGCTCAAAGTGACGGTCCTCAACTAA